A window from Exiguobacterium marinum DSM 16307 encodes these proteins:
- the treC gene encoding alpha,alpha-phosphotrehalase, with protein MTQKNWRKSVVYQIYPKSFYSPEGNATGSIKGVTAKLDYLAELGIEYIWMTPVYQSPQHDNGYDVSDYYAVDPSYGTMEDLDELIREAEARGIGLMMDIVVNHSSTEHVWFQKSLSGDERYRDYYIWRDEPTNWESKFGGNAWEYDEKSGQYYLHLFDVTQADLNWENEQMREDVYEMMRFWRGKGIKGFRLDVINLISKEQDFPEDESDGRKFYTDGPRIHEYLKEMNREVFDGHDVITVGEMSSTTLDHCVRYSNPDENELSMTFSFHHLKVDYPNGEKFVASPFDFIQLKDIMSTWQRGMHGKGWNAIFWCNHDQPRVVSRFGNDTNHRIESAKMLATVLHGLQGTPYIYQGEEIGMTNPGFDSLDEYRDIETLNNYKLKREEGVSHEDMMAAIKQKSRDNSRTPMQWDATTHAGFTNGTPWINVAPNYKDVNVEAALHDKNSVFYHYKNLIALRKELDVLTDGDYTLLTPDSLDVWAYTRKTDREELLVVANFYGTETTYTIPEGFERVNVVSHNYDVPELDGTTLSLRPYEAIMFYKQK; from the coding sequence ATGACACAGAAAAATTGGCGCAAATCAGTCGTCTATCAAATTTACCCGAAAAGCTTTTACAGTCCGGAAGGGAATGCGACCGGATCGATTAAAGGGGTGACGGCGAAGCTAGATTACTTGGCAGAGCTCGGCATCGAATACATTTGGATGACGCCTGTCTATCAGTCACCTCAACACGATAACGGCTATGACGTAAGTGATTACTATGCCGTTGACCCGTCGTACGGCACGATGGAAGACCTCGACGAACTGATCCGTGAGGCGGAGGCGCGGGGCATCGGCCTCATGATGGACATCGTCGTCAATCACTCGTCGACCGAACATGTTTGGTTCCAAAAATCATTGTCGGGAGACGAACGGTACCGAGACTATTATATTTGGCGCGATGAACCGACGAACTGGGAGTCGAAGTTCGGTGGGAACGCGTGGGAATATGATGAAAAGAGCGGACAATACTATCTCCACTTGTTCGATGTGACACAAGCCGACTTAAATTGGGAGAACGAACAGATGCGCGAGGACGTCTATGAAATGATGCGTTTTTGGCGCGGAAAAGGAATCAAAGGATTCCGTCTCGACGTCATCAACCTGATTTCAAAAGAGCAGGACTTCCCGGAAGACGAGTCGGATGGGCGGAAGTTCTATACGGACGGTCCACGCATCCATGAATATTTGAAAGAGATGAACCGTGAAGTGTTTGACGGTCATGACGTCATCACGGTCGGGGAGATGTCGTCGACGACGCTCGATCACTGCGTACGGTATTCAAACCCGGACGAGAACGAGCTCAGTATGACGTTCAGCTTCCACCACTTGAAAGTCGATTATCCGAACGGTGAGAAGTTCGTCGCCTCCCCGTTTGACTTCATTCAGTTGAAAGACATCATGTCGACGTGGCAACGCGGGATGCACGGAAAAGGGTGGAACGCCATCTTCTGGTGTAACCACGACCAGCCACGCGTCGTCAGCCGTTTCGGGAACGACACGAATCACCGTATCGAGAGTGCCAAAATGCTCGCTACGGTACTTCACGGACTCCAAGGGACGCCATACATCTATCAAGGAGAAGAAATCGGGATGACGAATCCTGGCTTTGACTCGCTTGACGAGTATCGAGACATCGAGACGCTCAATAACTATAAATTGAAGCGTGAGGAAGGCGTGTCACATGAAGACATGATGGCAGCCATCAAACAGAAGTCACGCGACAACTCGCGGACGCCGATGCAGTGGGATGCGACGACGCATGCCGGCTTCACGAATGGTACCCCGTGGATCAACGTGGCGCCGAACTATAAAGACGTGAACGTCGAAGCGGCATTACATGATAAAAACTCGGTATTCTACCACTACAAGAATTTGATTGCGTTACGAAAAGAACTTGACGTCTTGACGGACGGGGACTACACGCTCCTCACCCCTGATTCGCTAGACGTTTGGGCATATACACGGAAGACCGACCGCGAGGAGCTCCTCGTTGTCGCAAACTTCTATGGAACCGAAACGACGTACACGATTCCGGAAGGGTTCGAGCGGGTGAACGTCGTCAGTCACAACTACGACGTGCCTGAGCTCGACGGGACGACATTGTCCCTCCGCCCGTACGAGGCGATCATGTTCTACAAACAGAAATAA